A part of Desulfobacter sp. genomic DNA contains:
- the radC gene encoding DNA repair protein RadC encodes MTEKKERKPRHKGEGHRKRLRERFLSAGLSGFRDYEVLELLLALNTPRRDTKDAAKALMRAFKTLPRVLEASTRDLCEVKGVGPANSFGIHLIKAVADRYLETRLVQRDVVKDPESLLTFLNQAFGYKDREHFLGIFLDAKNRVTASEVLFTGSLTASAVYPREVIARALAHRAASLIFAHNHPSGDIQPSPQDIRITRTLTLALKFAGINVHDHIITGSDGYYSFAAKGLINGFNREFEELNERD; translated from the coding sequence ATGACGGAGAAGAAGGAGAGGAAACCCAGGCATAAGGGCGAAGGCCACCGGAAACGGCTGAGGGAACGCTTTCTTTCAGCCGGTCTTTCCGGGTTCCGGGACTACGAGGTCCTGGAACTTCTGCTGGCCCTGAATACCCCCAGGCGGGATACCAAGGATGCGGCTAAGGCGCTGATGAGGGCGTTCAAGACCCTGCCCAGGGTGCTGGAGGCCTCCACCCGGGACTTGTGTGAGGTCAAGGGGGTGGGGCCGGCCAACAGTTTCGGCATCCACCTCATCAAAGCCGTCGCCGACCGCTACCTTGAAACCCGCCTGGTACAGCGGGATGTGGTCAAGGATCCGGAGAGCCTGCTTACTTTTTTAAACCAGGCCTTCGGGTACAAGGATCGGGAGCATTTCCTGGGCATCTTCCTGGATGCCAAGAACCGGGTCACGGCCTCGGAAGTGCTGTTTACAGGCTCCCTTACCGCTTCGGCCGTCTATCCCAGGGAGGTCATTGCCCGGGCCCTGGCCCACCGGGCAGCTTCCTTGATTTTTGCCCACAATCACCCCTCCGGCGACATCCAGCCATCACCACAGGATATCCGTATTACCCGCACCCTGACCCTTGCCCTTAAATTTGCCGGAATAAATGTACACGACCATATCATCACCGGCAGCGACGGGTATTACAGCTTTGCGGCCAAGGGGCTGATAAACGGATTTAACAGGGAGTTTGAAGAATTAAATGAGCGAGACTGA